A genomic segment from Janthinobacterium sp. 64 encodes:
- a CDS encoding MBOAT family O-acyltransferase — MLFNSFAFLFGYLPIVLAGYFLLDRLTSSASWRLAPALWLALASLFFYAWWDVRYLPLLLASICVNYGAGRLIGARAGAARKRALVVALALNLGLLAYYKYANFFIDSVNAVAVAAGAGAGSLPWTGLDIILPIGISFFTFTQIAFLVDCYRGEVREYRFIHYVLFVSYFPHLIAGPVLHHRDMMPQFADPANAHPRAANFAIGLSIFTIGLAKKVLIADNLSPLAMPVFAAGATPTLIEAWIGVLAYTFQLYFDFSGYSDMAIGLSRLFGVKLPLNFNSPYKAANIAEFWRRWHMTLSRFLRDYLYIPLGGSRHGEAMRYRNLMLTMLLGGLWHGAGWTFVIWGGLHGLYLVLQQAWQRVFGAAPGYCWLRWWPAWWATLLTFLAVMLAWVFFRAPDVATAWDITGALVGANGVSLPRGLASHAASLAQWGLHPAFDGIRWIELAGPGLPVLLGAMLLAFKAPNTQEIFFLYEPAIERIFQPSGRWAFSWRPTRRWSVGFAALFVACIFGMNRVTEFLYFQF; from the coding sequence ATGCTGTTTAATTCCTTCGCCTTCCTGTTCGGCTATCTGCCCATCGTGCTGGCCGGCTATTTTCTGCTGGACCGATTGACGTCCTCCGCCAGCTGGCGCCTGGCGCCAGCCTTGTGGCTGGCGCTCGCCTCGCTGTTCTTCTATGCCTGGTGGGACGTGCGCTACCTGCCGCTGCTGCTGGCGTCGATCTGCGTCAATTACGGCGCCGGCCGCCTGATCGGTGCGCGCGCGGGCGCGGCCCGCAAGCGCGCGCTGGTGGTAGCCCTGGCCTTGAACCTGGGCTTGCTTGCCTACTATAAATATGCGAATTTCTTCATCGACAGCGTCAACGCCGTCGCCGTGGCCGCCGGAGCTGGCGCTGGCAGCCTGCCGTGGACCGGCCTCGACATCATCCTGCCGATCGGCATCTCGTTTTTCACCTTCACGCAGATCGCCTTCCTCGTCGATTGCTACCGGGGCGAGGTGCGCGAATACCGCTTCATCCATTACGTGCTGTTCGTCAGTTACTTTCCGCACCTGATCGCCGGCCCCGTGCTGCATCACCGCGACATGATGCCGCAGTTCGCCGACCCGGCCAACGCCCACCCGCGCGCCGCCAATTTCGCCATCGGCCTGTCGATCTTTACCATCGGGCTGGCCAAAAAAGTGCTGATCGCCGACAACCTGTCGCCGCTGGCCATGCCCGTCTTCGCGGCCGGGGCCACGCCCACCCTGATCGAGGCGTGGATCGGCGTGCTGGCCTACACCTTCCAGCTGTATTTCGACTTTTCCGGCTATTCGGACATGGCCATCGGCCTGTCGCGCCTGTTCGGCGTGAAATTGCCGCTGAACTTCAATTCGCCGTACAAGGCGGCCAATATCGCGGAGTTCTGGCGCCGCTGGCACATGACCTTGTCGCGTTTCCTGCGCGATTACTTATATATTCCGCTGGGCGGCAGCCGCCATGGCGAAGCCATGCGCTACCGCAACCTGATGCTGACCATGCTGCTGGGCGGCTTGTGGCATGGCGCCGGCTGGACCTTCGTCATCTGGGGCGGCTTGCACGGCCTGTACCTGGTACTGCAGCAGGCGTGGCAGCGGGTGTTTGGCGCGGCGCCGGGGTACTGCTGGCTGCGCTGGTGGCCCGCTTGGTGGGCCACCTTGCTGACTTTTCTTGCCGTGATGCTGGCCTGGGTCTTCTTCCGCGCACCCGACGTGGCCACGGCCTGGGACATTACCGGCGCGCTGGTGGGCGCGAATGGCGTGAGCTTGCCGCGCGGCCTGGCCAGCCATGCGGCCAGCCTGGCGCAGTGGGGCTTGCATCCGGCCTTCGACGGCATCCGCTGGATCGAACTGGCTGGTCCCGGCTTGCCCGTGCTGCTGGGCGCCATGTTGCTGGCGTTCAAGGCGCCCAACACGCAAGAAATATTCTTTCTCTACGAGCCTGCCATTGAAAGAATATTTCAACCTTCAGGGCGCTGGGCCTTCAGCTGGCGCCCCACGCGCCGCTGGAGCGTGGGCTTTGCCGCGCTGTTCGTCGCCTGCATCTTCGGCATGAACCGGGTCACCGAATTTCTCTATTTCCAGTTCTGA
- a CDS encoding glycosyltransferase family 4 protein: MRVGILSYPMLFQRDGGLQIQVRETIAALNRLPQQAARPLEVQLVDANHQRLADFDVLHVFSASNGTYRIMEMASDQGVPVVLSPLLSPGWGRASAWRARLADRLAGRLTEWMVQTSYAQTRRALQLADVVIALGEAERDAIVQGFGMGADAIRVLPNGINPHFFTANGDLFLRETGIAGPFVLMTGSISPYKNQLGLALALAGAGLPLVLIGAAPREQQPYLQQLLDLPHVSWLGALEHTDPLLASAYHAAAVAALPSQGEVFPLSVLEALAAGTPVVMTAQSALDLPDSAFALRKVAWDDGPAQRQAILDLLALPPERARVQALVERFTWERVAAQIADCYYLLQSLPARRQHAV, from the coding sequence ATGCGTGTCGGTATCTTGTCCTACCCGATGCTGTTCCAGCGCGACGGCGGCTTGCAGATCCAGGTACGCGAAACCATTGCCGCGCTGAACCGGCTGCCCCAGCAAGCTGCGCGGCCCCTGGAAGTGCAGCTGGTCGACGCCAACCACCAGCGGCTGGCCGATTTCGACGTGCTGCACGTGTTTTCGGCGAGCAATGGCACCTACCGCATCATGGAAATGGCTAGCGATCAAGGCGTGCCCGTGGTGCTGTCGCCGCTGCTGTCGCCGGGCTGGGGCCGTGCCAGCGCCTGGCGCGCGCGGCTGGCCGACCGGCTGGCAGGGCGCCTGACGGAGTGGATGGTGCAAACGAGCTATGCGCAAACGCGGCGCGCCTTGCAGCTGGCCGACGTGGTGATCGCCCTGGGCGAGGCCGAGCGCGATGCCATCGTGCAAGGTTTCGGCATGGGGGCGGACGCCATTCGCGTCTTGCCGAACGGGATCAATCCGCATTTCTTCACGGCCAATGGCGACTTGTTCTTGCGTGAAACGGGCATTGCCGGGCCGTTCGTGCTGATGACGGGCAGCATTTCACCGTATAAAAACCAGCTGGGCCTGGCGCTGGCGCTGGCGGGGGCCGGCTTGCCCCTGGTGCTGATCGGCGCCGCGCCGCGCGAACAGCAGCCATATCTGCAGCAGTTGCTGGACTTGCCGCACGTCAGCTGGCTCGGCGCGCTCGAGCACACCGACCCGCTGCTGGCCAGCGCCTACCATGCGGCGGCCGTGGCGGCCCTGCCCAGCCAGGGCGAAGTGTTTCCGTTATCCGTGCTGGAAGCGCTGGCGGCCGGCACGCCCGTCGTCATGACGGCGCAAAGCGCGCTGGACTTGCCCGATTCCGCGTTCGCGCTGCGCAAGGTGGCCTGGGACGATGGCCCCGCGCAGCGCCAGGCCATCCTCGACTTGCTGGCGCTGCCGCCCGAGCGCGCCCGCGTGCAAGCGCTGGTGGAACGTTTTACGTGGGAGCGGGTGGCGGCGCAAATTGCCGATTGTTACTACCTGCTGCAGTCCTTGCCTGCCAGGAGGCAGCATGCTGTTTAA